One stretch of Malus domestica chromosome 14, GDT2T_hap1 DNA includes these proteins:
- the LOC114820972 gene encoding ubiquitin-conjugating enzyme E2 10 — protein MASKRILKELKDLQKDPPTSCSAGPVAEDMFHWQATIMGPADSPYAGGVFLVTIHFPPDYPFKPPKVAFRTKVFHPNINSNGSICLDILKEQWSPALTISKVLLSICSLLTDPNPDDPLVPEIAHMYKTDKNKYETTARSWTQKYAMG, from the exons ATGGCGTCGAAACGGATCCTGAAGGAGCTCAAGGACCTCCAGAAAGATCCTCCTACTTCTTGCAGCGCTG GTCCAGTTGCAGAAGACATGTTCCACTGGCAGGCAACAATAATGGGTCCAGCTGACAGTCCTTATGCAGGTGGAGTGTTTCTTGTCACTATCCATTTTCCTCCAGACTATCCTTTCAAGCCACCCAAG GTTGCATTCAGGACAAAGGTGTTTCACCCTAATATCAACAGCAACGGTAGCATTTGCCTTGACATATTGAAAGAACAGTGGAGCCCTGCCCTGACCATATCCAAG GTGTTGCTTTCGATCTGTTCATTGTTGACAGACCCAAACCCTGATGATCCTTTGGTGCCGGAGATTGCCCACATGTACAAGACTGACAAGAACAAGTATGAGACCACCGCAAGGAGCTGGACTCAGAAGTATGCTATGGGTTAG